A section of the Bradysia coprophila strain Holo2 chromosome X unlocalized genomic scaffold, BU_Bcop_v1 contig_117, whole genome shotgun sequence genome encodes:
- the LOC119067031 gene encoding chondroitin sulfate glucuronyltransferase codes for MNKLQVIRKCNLTKKRNFIVGFVIGLTLTIVLPEDELFNVEQCPETVSQNPEYMDNFQPQLNLNNKPMAAKKAVKNIVRPRYYSSELGIREKLFVGVLTSQSNINTLATAFNKTVAHLVDKIKFFINADNVRSNFKLKNIVGFTDTRENLRPFHVLKYAADNYLNDFDYFLLVNDNVYLDARRLLDQLRHLSISFDVYMGNKMNDSQYCDLNSGIVLSSSAIKKIRGNLDWCVRNARSSDHSTNIGACVEYSTKIPGCYQSFQGIDYRSTKINTYNIYHDLVMLSLDPAFNNGFVFHPVNTANGILTLHTYFSRLNLESIKSSSIKLKQQLHNISNGSISNDILEVKWPEGVPESDKPETRHDIVVWQLMNATHQFMPDHEHNTKPLSALEAKDLLNILNHTLLFAKKQHSDLNFVRTHSIYRRFDAVRGMTYQLHLNFMSEHGRAVLKSFEIVKPLGRVEIIPSPYVTESTRVALLVPVFEHQISDAINFVNRYEKMCMESQDNTFLMLIFLYNIDSPNKGDQDLYAQLKKLALELSDKYHNIGSRIAWLSIRLPQAFQPIGINATMLTSTYAQNEILSLAVTDLALRKIGLESLVMIGSVSMTFKADFLNRVRMNTVQGFQIFSPIGFMMYPCDVTKLCKECDSCDVSQASGYFDKFNVDVLAFYSGDYVEARKYLESQVPIVRTDNDIELLVNRRDKSVKNILDMFLKAKMSLHVLRAIEPNLRFGAAVKELIAKTKEAPICPYWNEDGADQCVHIFSRKQIGDVLIKYLVDKR; via the exons ATGAACAAATTACAAGTGATACGAAAGTGCAATTTGACCAAGAAGCGAAATTTTATCGTCGGATTTGTGATTGGTTTAACGTTGACCATTGTCTTGCCCGAAGATGAACTGTTCAATGTCGAACAGTGTCCGGAAACGGTGTCCCAGAACCCGGAGTACATGGACAATTTCCAGCCGCAACTGAATCTAAACAACAAACCGATGGCCGCAAAAAAAGCGGTCAAAAACATTGTCCGGCCCAGATACTATTCATCCGAATTGGGCATCCGGGAAAAGCTGTTCGTCGGCGTATTGACATCACAATCGAATATCAATACGCTGGCAACGGCTTTCAATAAAACCGTCGCCCATTTGGTCGACAAAATCAAGTTCTTCATCAATGCTGACAACGTTCGGtccaatttcaaattgaagaaTATTGTCGGCTTTACGGACACGCGAGAGAATCTGAGGCCGTTCCATGTGTTGAAATACGCAGCCGACAATTATCTCAACGATTTTGACTATTTTCTGCTGGTCAACGACAATGTCTATTTGGATGCGAGACGTCTGCTCGACCAATTGAGACACTTGAGCATTAGCTTCGATGTTTACATGGGCAATAAGATGAACGACAGCCAGTACTGTGACCTGAACAGTGGAATTGTGTTGAGTAGCAGTGCCATCAAAAAAATTCGCGGCAATTTGGATTGGTGTGTGAGAAACGCACGGTCGAGCGATCACAGCACGAACATTGGTGCTTGCGTGGAATACTCAACCAAAATACCCGGCTGCTACCAGTCGTTTCAA GGAATCGACTACCGAAGCACCAAAATCAACACGTACAACATTTACCATGACTTGGTTATGCTATCGTTAGATCCAGCCTTCAATAATGGTTTCGTTTTTCATCCGGTCAATACTGCCAACGGCATTCTCACCCTTCACACATACTTCTCCAGG CTAAATTTGGAATCGATAAAATCGTCCAGCATCAAACTGAAGCAGCAACTGCACAACATTTCAAACGGTTCCATATCAAACGACATATTGGAAGTGAAATGGCCGGAAGGCGTTCCCGAATCCGACAAACCCGAAACCCGCCATGACATCGTCGTATGGCAATTGATGAATGCAACGCACCAATTCATGCCCGACCATGAACACAACACAAAGCCACTGTCAGCGCTCGAAGCCAAGGACctgttgaatattttgaacCACACGTTGCTGTTCGCAAAGAAACAGCACAGCGACTTGAATTTCGTGCGGACGCATTCGATTTATCGACGATTCGATGCTGTGCGTGGTATGACGTATCAGTTGCATCTGAACTTCATGTCCGAACACGGACGTGCCGTGTTgaagag TTTTGAAATAGTGAAACCATTGGGCCGCGTAGAAATAATCCCATCACCCTATGTGACTGAAAGCACAAGAGTTGCGCTGTTGGTGCCGGTATTCGAACACCAAATTTCCGATGCCATAAACTTTGTCAATCGATACGAGAAGATGTGCATGGAAAGTCAGGACAATACATTCCTGATGCTA ATATTCCTGTACAACATCGATTCCCCCAACAAGGGCGATCAGGACCTGTACGCACAATTGAAAAAACTGGCACTCGAACTGTCCGATAAGTATCACAATATCGGTTCGCGTATTGCGTGGTTGTCGATACGCTTGCCGCAAGCATTTCAACCGATTGGCATCAATGCTACCATGTTGACGAGTACCTATgctcaaaatgaaattctgaGCTTGGCGGTGACTGATCTG GCATTGCGAAAAATTGGTCTGGAGAGTTTGGTGATGATCGGTTCCGTGTCGATGACATTCAAAGCCGATTTTCTCAATCGAGTTCGCATGAACACGGTACAGGGCTTTCAGATCTTCAGTCCGATTGGCTTCATGATGTATCCGTGTGACGTCACTAAACTATGCAAAGAATGTGATTCATGCGATGTGAGCCAAGCGtccggttattttgacaaatttaacGTCGATGTGCTGGCTTTCTACAGTGGCGATTATGTTGAAG CTCGAAAATATCTCGAATCTCAAGTGCCTATTGTACGAACGGACAACGATATTGAGTTGCTAGTGAATCGACGCGACAAATCTGTGAAAAATATTCTCGACATGTTTCTTAAGGCAAAAATGTCGCTGCATGTGCTACGAGCGATCGAACCGAATCTCAGATTCGGAGCGGCTGTAAAGGAGCTGATAGCCAAAACCAAAGAGGCACCAATTTGTCCGTACTGGAACGAGGATGGTGCCGACCAGTGTGTGCACATCTTTTCACGTAAACAAATTGGTGACGTTTTGATTAAGTATTTAGTGGATAAACGGTGA
- the LOC119067026 gene encoding ras-related protein Rab-1A — protein sequence MSAMGPEYDYLFKLLLIGDSGVGKSCLLLRFADDTYTESYISTIGVDFKIRTIELDDKTIKLQIWDTAGQERFRTITSSYYRGAHGIIVVYDCTDQESFNNVKQWLEEIERYACENVNKLLVGNKCDLTTKKVVDHTTAMEYANQLGIPFLETSAKNATNVEQAFMTMAAEIKNRVGPPSSAIEPASKLKIDQGRPIENNKSGCC from the exons ATGTCTGCCATGGGACCCGAATA CGATTATCTGTTTAAATTGTTACTGATTGGTGATTCAGGCGTCGGCAAGTCCTGTTTACTGCTGAGATTTGCT GATGACACATACACAGAGAGCTACATCAGTACCATTGGCGTGGATTTC aAAATTAGAACCATTGAATTGGACGACAAGacaattaaattgcaaatT TGGGATACTGCTGGTCAGGAACGTTTCCGTACCATTACATCATCGTATTATCGTGGCGCCCATGGTATTATTGTAGTATACGATTGCACGGATCAGGAATCATTCAATAATGTCAAGCAATGGTTGGAAGAAATCGAACGTTATGCATGCGAAAACGTTAATAAATTGCTGGTTGGTAATAAATGCGATCTTACAACGAAAAAGGTCGTCGATCACACAACTGCTATG GAATATGCCAACCAATTAGGCATTCCATTCCTCGAAACTTCAGCCAAAAATGCTACCAATGTTGAACAGGCATTCATGACTATGGCTgctgaaattaaaaatcgagTTGGTCCACCATCGAGTGCAATAGAACCAGCAAGCAAACTTAAAATTGACCAAGGTCGTCCAATCGAGAACAACAAATCGGGATGCTGTTGA